One Clostridia bacterium DNA segment encodes these proteins:
- a CDS encoding bifunctional precorrin-2 dehydrogenase/sirohydrochlorin ferrochelatase translates to MDGPKSYYPVCLDLEHRRCLVVGGGKVAERRVVVLLKCGAEVEVVSPTLTPELQEMAERGQIVYHQCAFHAAMLEGMTLVIAATDHSGVNAQVAQEARRRGLLVNVVDEPEQGNFLVPATLRQGPLVVSVSTSGLSPVLARRIRDELARELGPEYAELLLTVGRLRRWLREEVSDARVRRELWFRLVDKEPLDRLLAGRKELEQRVRQWTSSWRA, encoded by the coding sequence ATGGACGGTCCCAAGTCTTATTATCCGGTTTGCCTCGATCTGGAGCACCGGAGGTGCCTGGTAGTAGGAGGCGGAAAGGTAGCCGAGCGAAGGGTGGTCGTCCTGCTGAAATGCGGGGCGGAGGTCGAGGTGGTGAGCCCCACCCTCACGCCCGAGCTGCAGGAGATGGCCGAGCGGGGGCAGATAGTATACCATCAGTGCGCCTTCCATGCGGCCATGTTGGAAGGAATGACGCTGGTGATAGCCGCCACCGACCATTCCGGGGTGAACGCCCAGGTAGCCCAGGAGGCGCGACGGCGCGGCTTGCTGGTGAACGTGGTGGACGAGCCCGAGCAGGGCAATTTTCTGGTGCCCGCTACCCTGAGGCAGGGGCCGCTGGTGGTAAGCGTTTCCACCAGCGGGCTGAGCCCCGTCCTGGCCCGCCGTATTCGGGACGAACTGGCCCGGGAGCTGGGTCCGGAATACGCCGAGTTGCTGTTGACCGTAGGCCGGTTAAGGCGCTGGCTGCGGGAAGAGGTTTCGGACGCTCGCGTCAGGCGGGAACTCTGGTTCAGACTGGTGGACAAGGAGCCTCTAGACCGGTTGTTGGCCGGTCGAAAGGAGCTGGAGCAGCGGGTGAGACAATGGACCTCCTCATGGCGGGCGTAA
- a CDS encoding radical SAM protein, with translation MLNRPPPGPDPGLFLPGIEIGLKTCRTALNPSRIPGVDYCLNPYTGCTHGCLYCYAAGMKSQAGEGRRWGTFVEVKTNFVPCLLRELRRTRRGSVMLASVTDAYQPAEQKFGLTRECLELLRESELEVGILTKSDLVVRDLDLISCLPRVSVGFSLTAADDALARLLEPGAPPTSCRLRALQALARRGVCTWIFVAPVIPGLTDTPENLSRLIRAAYAAGAQSVSYDPLNPYPSAVTNLERLLGRHFPRRLEAFRAALRDPGAYRRRLRRLWNQICPS, from the coding sequence GTGCTCAACCGTCCGCCTCCGGGACCCGACCCCGGCCTGTTTCTGCCGGGAATAGAAATAGGGCTGAAGACCTGCCGAACCGCCCTCAATCCCTCACGTATTCCCGGAGTGGACTACTGTCTCAACCCCTATACCGGCTGCACCCACGGGTGCCTGTATTGCTATGCGGCGGGTATGAAAAGCCAGGCCGGGGAGGGTCGGCGCTGGGGAACCTTCGTCGAGGTGAAGACCAACTTTGTGCCCTGCCTCCTCCGGGAACTGCGGCGTACCCGGAGAGGCAGTGTGATGCTGGCCTCGGTGACCGACGCCTATCAGCCGGCAGAGCAGAAATTCGGACTGACCCGCGAGTGCCTGGAGTTGTTGAGAGAGAGTGAGCTGGAGGTCGGAATCCTCACCAAATCCGACCTGGTGGTTCGCGATCTCGATCTGATCAGCTGCCTGCCCCGGGTTAGCGTCGGCTTCAGCCTGACCGCAGCCGATGACGCCCTGGCACGCCTGCTGGAACCGGGAGCCCCGCCCACCTCCTGCCGCCTGCGGGCCCTGCAGGCCCTCGCCCGCCGTGGCGTGTGCACCTGGATTTTCGTGGCCCCGGTCATACCCGGACTGACGGACACTCCGGAGAACCTTTCCAGGCTGATCAGAGCCGCTTATGCTGCCGGGGCGCAATCCGTCTCCTACGACCCCCTCAACCCCTATCCCTCGGCGGTGACGAACCTCGAGCGCCTGCTCGGGCGTCACTTCCCCCGGCGGCTGGAGGCCTTCCGCGCGGCCCTTCGCGATCCCGGTGCCTACCGTCGCCGTCTGCGTCGGCTTTGGAACCAGATATGCCCCTCCTAG
- the hemA gene encoding glutamyl-tRNA reductase, whose amino-acid sequence MDLLMAGVNHRTAPVEVREKLALPPGRLPLVLAGLREGLRASGCVWLQTCNRTEAYVTVAAAEEAEEILVGFLREICGLPLAELRPLLYVKRSRAVVDHLFGVASGLDSMLLGETEILGQVRRAHEWARERGFADRLLNALFQQAVSVGKRVRTETRIDQNPVSVSYAAVQMARRIVGSLEGRTVLVIGAGKMGSLTAAHLVGAGVRAVLVSNRSHERALHLAERLGGEAVRFDRLPQHLARADIVISSTDAPHPVVCRSAVAGVLSERQGRPLVFIDIAVPRDVDPAVAELPGVYLYDIDDLEQVVEDSLALRRSLADRARGIVGEEADAFATWMKTLSVVPTITALKRKAEAIRDAEVRRALNRLGKVDPRQERIITRMAFSIVSQLLHDPVVNLKRLAAEGDGAAYAEALQRLFALSDEVSPDEIPAGATGRETGGLCQAGLPKGGAQDGG is encoded by the coding sequence ATGGACCTCCTCATGGCGGGCGTAAACCACCGTACCGCGCCGGTAGAGGTACGGGAAAAGCTGGCGCTGCCCCCCGGGCGGCTTCCTTTGGTCCTTGCCGGGCTTCGTGAAGGGCTGAGGGCTTCAGGGTGCGTGTGGCTTCAGACCTGCAACCGCACGGAGGCCTACGTCACCGTAGCCGCTGCCGAGGAGGCCGAGGAAATCCTGGTGGGTTTCCTGCGCGAGATCTGCGGGCTGCCGCTGGCGGAACTGCGACCCCTCCTCTACGTCAAGCGTTCGCGGGCGGTGGTAGATCACCTGTTTGGTGTGGCCTCCGGGCTGGACTCGATGCTCCTGGGGGAGACGGAAATCCTGGGCCAGGTGCGGCGGGCCCACGAGTGGGCTCGCGAACGCGGGTTTGCCGACCGGCTGCTGAATGCCCTTTTCCAACAGGCGGTCAGCGTGGGCAAGCGGGTCCGAACCGAGACCAGAATCGACCAGAACCCGGTTTCGGTGAGTTACGCCGCCGTCCAGATGGCGAGAAGGATCGTGGGTAGCCTGGAAGGCCGGACCGTACTGGTTATCGGGGCGGGCAAGATGGGATCGCTCACGGCCGCGCACCTGGTGGGGGCGGGAGTCCGGGCCGTCCTGGTGTCCAACCGATCCCACGAACGCGCGTTGCATCTGGCCGAGCGGCTGGGCGGAGAGGCCGTGCGTTTTGACCGGCTGCCTCAACACCTCGCCCGCGCGGACATAGTAATAAGCAGCACCGACGCCCCGCACCCGGTGGTTTGCCGGTCTGCCGTGGCCGGGGTGCTTTCCGAGCGGCAAGGCCGGCCTCTTGTCTTCATCGACATTGCCGTACCTCGAGACGTGGACCCCGCAGTGGCCGAATTGCCGGGAGTCTACCTTTATGACATCGACGACCTGGAGCAGGTGGTGGAAGACAGCCTGGCGCTGAGGCGGAGCCTGGCCGACCGGGCGCGGGGCATAGTGGGCGAGGAAGCAGACGCCTTCGCCACCTGGATGAAAACCCTTTCCGTGGTTCCCACCATAACCGCCCTAAAGAGAAAGGCCGAAGCCATACGGGATGCGGAGGTAAGGCGGGCGCTTAACCGTCTGGGGAAGGTGGATCCGCGGCAGGAGCGGATAATCACCCGGATGGCGTTTTCCATAGTAAGCCAGCTCCTTCACGACCCGGTGGTCAATCTCAAACGCCTGGCCGCCGAAGGGGACGGAGCGGCGTACGCCGAGGCCCTGCAGAGACTGTTCGCCCTATCCGACGAGGTCTCACCGGATGAGATCCCGGCGGGTGCGACCGGGCGGGAGACGGGAGGGCTCTGCCAGGCGGGGCTACCGAAGGGCGGGGCACAGGACGGTGGCTAG
- the hemC gene encoding hydroxymethylbilane synthase, whose product MARKTRITIGTRGSELARRQADYVGRELLRYWPGLEVSFRIVRTRGDKLSDVPLAKIGGRGVFVKELEQALLAGQVDLAVHSLKDLPTEPTPGLILAAVTERADPRDALVCPAGLKFSALPPGARLGTASLRRQAQLRHWRPDLVLEDLRGNIPTRLLRMQERRLDGIVVAAAALERLGLADRITEYLSHEICLPAAGQGALALQARAGDEAILELVRPLHHAPTGAAVTAERAFLAALQGGCQVPAAAHAYVEEGALYLEGLVAGADGRELIRGERHGAVRDAESLGRALAGELLARGGEGILGRIRPSGGKDMESG is encoded by the coding sequence GTGGCTAGGAAGACGCGGATAACCATCGGTACCCGGGGCAGCGAGCTGGCCCGCCGGCAGGCGGACTACGTCGGCAGGGAACTCCTGCGATACTGGCCCGGCCTGGAGGTTAGCTTCAGGATCGTAAGGACCCGGGGCGACAAGCTTTCCGACGTGCCCCTGGCCAAGATAGGCGGCCGGGGCGTCTTCGTGAAGGAATTGGAGCAGGCGCTCCTGGCAGGCCAGGTAGACCTGGCGGTGCACAGTCTGAAGGACCTGCCCACCGAGCCTACCCCGGGGCTGATTCTGGCCGCGGTTACGGAAAGGGCCGACCCCAGGGATGCGCTGGTGTGCCCGGCCGGGTTAAAGTTCTCCGCCCTACCCCCGGGAGCGCGGCTGGGAACCGCCAGTCTTCGCCGCCAGGCCCAGCTCCGCCACTGGCGACCCGACCTGGTGCTGGAGGATCTCCGGGGAAACATACCTACACGCCTGCTCCGGATGCAGGAAAGGAGACTGGACGGAATAGTGGTGGCCGCGGCCGCCCTGGAACGACTGGGCCTCGCCGACCGGATCACCGAGTATCTCTCTCATGAAATCTGTCTTCCGGCGGCGGGCCAGGGAGCCCTGGCCCTACAGGCTCGGGCGGGGGACGAGGCCATCCTCGAGCTGGTGCGGCCCCTGCACCATGCGCCTACCGGCGCGGCGGTGACCGCCGAGAGGGCGTTCCTGGCCGCCCTCCAGGGCGGGTGCCAGGTACCCGCCGCGGCTCACGCCTACGTAGAGGAGGGGGCGCTTTACCTGGAGGGCCTGGTGGCCGGCGCCGACGGCCGGGAGCTAATCCGGGGAGAAAGGCACGGTGCCGTCCGAGATGCCGAGAGCCTGGGCCGGGCCTTGGCCGGGGAACTGCTGGCCAGGGGCGGGGAGGGAATCCTCGGCCGGATCCGTCCCTCGGGAGGTAAGGACATGGAATCGGGATAG
- a CDS encoding polyprenyl synthetase family protein codes for MPEFLKFIEEDLRQVEAELERQIAGIGIPVLAEASAHLLTAGGKRLRPALALLAGRLCNASVRRLLPLAVALELIHMATLVHDDVVDESPTRRGRPTVRARWGDQLSLHTGDYLFARSLVLVAQYQDHRIASSLARVSVNMCQGEIRQMASEYDVRQGLKDYLSRIKAKTALLISASCALGSLVAGAAEEVARRLGAYGYYLGMAFQITDDILDLVASEEELGKPVASDLRQGILTLPTVYALRSSSRKEELAAVISGRHLDEGAVTRVLELIRESGALEFSRRVAARYLEKARRKLEGLPKGQPLEALVAVADFVGHRRF; via the coding sequence ATGCCGGAATTCCTCAAGTTCATAGAGGAAGATCTGCGCCAGGTGGAGGCCGAACTCGAGCGCCAGATTGCCGGTATCGGCATTCCGGTACTGGCCGAGGCCTCGGCCCACCTGCTGACGGCCGGCGGTAAGCGGTTGAGGCCTGCCCTGGCCCTTCTGGCGGGCAGGCTCTGCAATGCCTCCGTAAGGCGATTGCTTCCCCTGGCCGTAGCCCTGGAACTGATCCATATGGCCACTCTGGTTCACGACGACGTGGTAGACGAATCTCCCACGCGCCGGGGCCGGCCGACGGTAAGGGCCCGGTGGGGCGATCAACTCTCCCTGCACACGGGCGATTACCTCTTTGCCCGCTCCTTGGTGCTGGTGGCCCAGTACCAGGATCACCGGATAGCCTCCTCCCTGGCCCGGGTAAGCGTGAATATGTGCCAGGGCGAAATCCGGCAGATGGCCTCCGAGTATGATGTGCGCCAGGGCCTGAAGGATTATCTCTCCCGGATCAAGGCCAAGACCGCGCTCCTCATTTCCGCGAGCTGCGCCCTGGGCTCCCTGGTGGCGGGAGCGGCGGAGGAAGTGGCTAGAAGGCTGGGGGCCTACGGCTATTACCTGGGAATGGCCTTTCAGATTACGGACGACATCCTGGACCTGGTGGCCAGCGAAGAAGAGCTGGGTAAGCCGGTGGCCAGCGATTTGCGTCAAGGCATCCTTACGCTCCCTACGGTATACGCCCTGCGCTCGAGTTCCCGAAAGGAGGAACTGGCTGCGGTCATCTCCGGCCGGCACCTGGACGAGGGTGCCGTAACCCGGGTGCTGGAGCTGATCCGCGAATCCGGAGCCCTGGAGTTTTCCCGCCGAGTGGCCGCCAGGTATCTGGAGAAGGCGCGTCGGAAGCTGGAAGGCCTCCCCAAAGGTCAACCCCTGGAGGCACTCGTGGCGGTAGCCGATTTTGTAGGTCACAGGCGTTTCTGA